From the genome of Neodiprion pinetum isolate iyNeoPine1 chromosome 3, iyNeoPine1.2, whole genome shotgun sequence, one region includes:
- the LOC124214160 gene encoding coiled-coil domain-containing protein 112 isoform X2 encodes MDKNCTLSPERRDKNPTQVRGDSNIGKRVPVLTKKIESSREYRRLKLQEDFLEKDLASTIKRMKIDTDMIHEITEYRIKTLDERQPSLQKLEWTTLGILNELKSVKLMLQQTDPSAIRNLDISDFRLRLMRLSNQIEVLKDVEKSLAKLGEEESALDSDQRAFDRILSTGNTNRAPKRTGERKCPTRTGVNDQFIELVARTGHTQGWSEDDHSEFLKVRRKCDSVTNLVTEMRARRVHLTNEQVINHEAWYKLYTELRLKRKKDIAEWRSRRQDLKPKANGETEGNESSSFSHGCAPAGGKESIPRCRSADTKASVAEKKQKIDAWRAERARKAAVNDEQKKRLEIEKADKERRRRQALRNEAKTKLKEFDDRETARKSRSDPNLQRKEIRTHVRSESLKLLKSFREQDEKFIRKRLSSLKTWRQSSANSVAPDSRPLKSNVSSVTTLFLPTKAWEQRCKLEQKADESFGKVNYIKDIQKLAPPR; translated from the exons ATGGATAAGAACTGCACCCTGAGTCCAGAAAGGCGTGACAAGAACCCGACGCAAGTCAGGGGTGACTCGAATATTGGAAAGAGAGTTCCtgttttgaccaaaaaaattgaatcctcGAGGGAATATAGAAGGTTGAAACTACAAGAGGATTTTTTGGAAAAGGATCTTGCGTCAACGATAAAGCGTATGAAAATTGACACCGATATGATTCATGAAATAACCGAGTACCGGATAAAAACGCTCGATGAAAG GCAGCCAAGCTTGCAGAAACTGGAGTGGACGACCCTCGGTATTCTGAATGAGTTAAAATCGGTGAAATTGATGCTTCAGCAAACTGATCCTTCGGCGATTCGAAATCTAG ATATAAGCGACTTTCGTTTGCGACTAATGAGACTGTCAAACCAGATCGAGGTCTTGAAGGATGTGGAAAAAAGTCTCGCTAAACTCGGCGAAGAAGAATCGGCGCTAGATTCCGATCAACGAGCATTCGACAGAATACTTTCCACCGGAAACACAAACAGAGCTCCGAAACGAACCGGAGAACGGAAGTGCCCGACTCGTACCGGGGTAAACGATCAGTTCATTGAGCTCGTTGCTCGCACCGGTCACACGCAAGGATGGTCCGAAGATGATCATTCCGAGTTTCTCAAGGTAAGGAGGAAGTGCGATTCGGTTACGAACCTCGTGACCGAAATGCGCGCGCGACGAGTTCATCTCACAAACGAGCAAGTGATAAACCACGAAGCGTGGTACAAGCTGTATACGGAATTGCGACTGAAACGGAAGAAGGACATCGCCGAGTGGCGGTCAAGGCGACAGGACCTCAAACCGAAAGCCAACGGGGAAACGGAAGGGAACGAatcttcctctttttctcaTGGTTGTGCCCCTGCGGGTGGAAAAGAATCTATTCCTCGATGCAGGAGCGCTGACACAAAAGCGAGTGTTGCAGAAAAGAAGCAGAAAATCGACGCATGGAGGGCAGAAAGAGCGAGAAAGGCTGCGGTGAACGATGAGCAGAAGAAACGTCTAGAGATTGAAAAGGCTGATAAGGAGAGAAGGCGACGGCAGGCGCTGCGAAACGAAGCTAAGACTAAACTTAAAGAGTTCGATGACCGGGAGACAGCGAGAAAATCGAGGTCAGATCCGAACTTACAGAGAAAGGAGATTCGTACGCACGTGAGGTCGGAATCACTGAAATTGTTGAAGTCCTTCAG AGAAcaggatgaaaaattcattcgaaaaagGCTTAGCTCTCTGAAGACTTGGCGACAAAGTTCTGCTAACTCTGTAGCTCCTGATTCAAGGCCCCTAAAGTCGAACGTCTCCTCGGTCACGACCTTATTTTTACCAACGAAAGCCTGGGAGCAGAGATGCAAATTGGAACAGAAGGCGGACGAATCCTTTGGCAAAGTCAATTACATCAAAGATATCCAAAAATT AGCTCCTCCGCGATGA
- the LOC124214160 gene encoding coiled-coil domain-containing protein 112 isoform X1 yields the protein MDKNCTLSPERRDKNPTQVRGDSNIGKRVPVLTKKIESSREYRRLKLQEDFLEKDLASTIKRMKIDTDMIHEITEYRIKTLDERQPSLQKLEWTTLGILNELKSVKLMLQQTDPSAIRNLDISDFRLRLMRLSNQIEVLKDVEKSLAKLGEEESALDSDQRAFDRILSTGNTNRAPKRTGERKCPTRTGVNDQFIELVARTGHTQGWSEDDHSEFLKVRRKCDSVTNLVTEMRARRVHLTNEQVINHEAWYKLYTELRLKRKKDIAEWRSRRQDLKPKANGETEGNESSSFSHGCAPAGGKESIPRCRSADTKASVAEKKQKIDAWRAERARKAAVNDEQKKRLEIEKADKERRRRQALRNEAKTKLKEFDDRETARKSRSDPNLQRKEIRTHVRSESLKLLKSFREQDEKFIRKRLSSLKTWRQSSANSVAPDSRPLKSNVSSVTTLFLPTKAWEQRCKLEQKADESFGKVNYIKDIQKLSVGTND from the exons ATGGATAAGAACTGCACCCTGAGTCCAGAAAGGCGTGACAAGAACCCGACGCAAGTCAGGGGTGACTCGAATATTGGAAAGAGAGTTCCtgttttgaccaaaaaaattgaatcctcGAGGGAATATAGAAGGTTGAAACTACAAGAGGATTTTTTGGAAAAGGATCTTGCGTCAACGATAAAGCGTATGAAAATTGACACCGATATGATTCATGAAATAACCGAGTACCGGATAAAAACGCTCGATGAAAG GCAGCCAAGCTTGCAGAAACTGGAGTGGACGACCCTCGGTATTCTGAATGAGTTAAAATCGGTGAAATTGATGCTTCAGCAAACTGATCCTTCGGCGATTCGAAATCTAG ATATAAGCGACTTTCGTTTGCGACTAATGAGACTGTCAAACCAGATCGAGGTCTTGAAGGATGTGGAAAAAAGTCTCGCTAAACTCGGCGAAGAAGAATCGGCGCTAGATTCCGATCAACGAGCATTCGACAGAATACTTTCCACCGGAAACACAAACAGAGCTCCGAAACGAACCGGAGAACGGAAGTGCCCGACTCGTACCGGGGTAAACGATCAGTTCATTGAGCTCGTTGCTCGCACCGGTCACACGCAAGGATGGTCCGAAGATGATCATTCCGAGTTTCTCAAGGTAAGGAGGAAGTGCGATTCGGTTACGAACCTCGTGACCGAAATGCGCGCGCGACGAGTTCATCTCACAAACGAGCAAGTGATAAACCACGAAGCGTGGTACAAGCTGTATACGGAATTGCGACTGAAACGGAAGAAGGACATCGCCGAGTGGCGGTCAAGGCGACAGGACCTCAAACCGAAAGCCAACGGGGAAACGGAAGGGAACGAatcttcctctttttctcaTGGTTGTGCCCCTGCGGGTGGAAAAGAATCTATTCCTCGATGCAGGAGCGCTGACACAAAAGCGAGTGTTGCAGAAAAGAAGCAGAAAATCGACGCATGGAGGGCAGAAAGAGCGAGAAAGGCTGCGGTGAACGATGAGCAGAAGAAACGTCTAGAGATTGAAAAGGCTGATAAGGAGAGAAGGCGACGGCAGGCGCTGCGAAACGAAGCTAAGACTAAACTTAAAGAGTTCGATGACCGGGAGACAGCGAGAAAATCGAGGTCAGATCCGAACTTACAGAGAAAGGAGATTCGTACGCACGTGAGGTCGGAATCACTGAAATTGTTGAAGTCCTTCAG AGAAcaggatgaaaaattcattcgaaaaagGCTTAGCTCTCTGAAGACTTGGCGACAAAGTTCTGCTAACTCTGTAGCTCCTGATTCAAGGCCCCTAAAGTCGAACGTCTCCTCGGTCACGACCTTATTTTTACCAACGAAAGCCTGGGAGCAGAGATGCAAATTGGAACAGAAGGCGGACGAATCCTTTGGCAAAGTCAATTACATCAAAGATATCCAAAAATTGTCAGTAGGAACGAATGACTAg
- the LOC124214158 gene encoding protein Cep78 homolog isoform X1 — translation MRCVQAVDEIINIFSCFSLMCKEDHVQPLPAIKSHLRKGRLRLCADRINFEDWSPVLRTIANDRSLFEIIVYSRHRRKKIREQVNTAERIEKFRRRLRSREPMLYTNFILRCFVDAISSCIGKSPVITSLTLDGIPLPIKYLGPLCEGLKCAKNLTALRLPRCRIGDTGCDLVLNVLVDCVSLCILDLSSCRLTIRSSMSLSTFLKKRRTNLLHSAWSDAQAVQDLHTLVLNHNRKLGDCGVRLLVDELKEDFWMKTFNIRHCGLTSRGGETVVRLLETNSVVTSIDLKENDIPETIIHNVSKILRRRKENGERASMRKRLITAKEMNFQGNKDDRKKPTTRMTDLLLKKKSHFVSTLNKNLTKNQRSWTRLFIKSSTRRIPGWKVTHPRFRGPKNTERENLNLKKLSARLSRTIGSNAVLLRELINNRELLGEVKTRRLEAEKKFSELEPQLEKLRKSICEQDKLRYRISQERKLFDYLKRLFARLEEFPESVAVVSNPEDESTVAEEIIGGNPAWKIVSEVDLSPEGRNLRANYASQRGRPHCPRKLRGQ, via the exons ATGCGCTGTGTTCAAGCTGTAGATGAGATTATCAACATTTTCAGCTGTTTCTCG CTGATGTGCAAAGAGGATCACGTTCAGCCGCTACCAGCGATAAAATCGCACCTCCGCAAAGGCCGACTGCGTTTATGTGCAGACCGGATAAATTTCGAAGACTGGTCACCGGTGTTACGTACCATCGCGAATGATCGAAGCCTGTTCGAAATAATCGTTTACAGTCGTCACAggcgtaaaaaaattagagaacaAGTAAACACCGCGGaaagaatcgaaaaattcCG ACGACGGCTTCGCAGCAGAGAACCGATGCTCTACACAAATTTCATCCTCCGTTGTTTTGTCGATGCAATTTCATCCTGCATTGGGAAATCGCCGGTGATTACCTCGCTGACACTGGACGGAATCCCTTTGCCCATCAAATATTTGGGCCCTCTCTGCGAAGGCTTGAAATGCGCAAAGAATCTTACAGCCCTTCGACTACCCCGATGCCGCATCGGAGATACTG GGTGCGACTTGGTACTGAACGTGTTGGTGGACTGCGTTAGTCTTTGCATCCTAGACCTGTCGTCTTGCCGCTTGACCATCCGTAGCTCGATGTCGCTGTCGACTTTTTTGAAGAAGAGGAGAACAAACCTGCTTCACAGCGCGTGGAGTGACGCGCAAGCTGTGCAG GATCTTCACACCCTGGTGCTGAACCACAACCGTAAACTGGGCGACTGTGGCGTTCGACTGCTAGTCGACGAACTAAAGGAAGATTTTTGGATGAAGACTTTCAACATCCGACATTGCGGACTGACTTCGAGAGGAGGTGAAACTGTCGTTAGACTCCTAGAGACGAACAGCGTGGTAACATCTATCGATCTCAAGGAAAACGATATCCCGGAGACGATTATCCACAATGTGTCAAAGATTTTGCGCAGGAGAAAGGAGAACGGTGAGCGGGCATCGATGAGAAAGAGGCTGATCACTGCAAAAGAGATGAATTTTCAGGGGAATAAAGACGATCGAAAGAAACCAACGACAAGGATGACGGATCTTCTTCTGAAGAAGAAATCTCACTTCGTCAGTACcctgaacaaaaatttgacgaagaACCAGCGGTCCTGGACCCGATTATTCATCAAG AGCTCGACGAGGCGTATTCCTGGATGGAAGGTCACGCATCCGAGGTTCCGTGGACCGAAGAACACAGAACGcgagaatttgaatttgaagaaacttTCGGCGCGACTGTCTAGAACGATTGGCAGTAACGCGGTCCTTCTTCGAGAGCTGATAAACAACCGAGAACTTTTAGGCGAGGTGAAAACACGCAGACTGGAAGCggagaaaaagttttccgagCTTGAACCGCAGCTTGAAAAGCTACGGAAGAGCATCTGCGAGCAGGATAAGCTTCGTTATCGAATTTCGCAAGAACGAAAGCTCTTCGACTATCTGAAGAGGCTCTTCGCGCGGTTAGAGGAATTTCCTGAATCAGTAGCTGTTGTTTCTAATCCGGAAGATGAATCGACGGTTGCCGAAGAGATAATCGGCGGCAATCCTGCCTGGAAAATCGTTTCCGAAGTCGACCTCTCACCCGAAGGAAGAAATCTCCGAGCAAACTATGCCTCGCAACGTGGCCGACCCCATTGTCCAAGAAAATTGCGAGGGCAATGA
- the LOC124214158 gene encoding protein Cep78 homolog isoform X3, with protein sequence MCKEDHVQPLPAIKSHLRKGRLRLCADRINFEDWSPVLRTIANDRSLFEIIVYSRHRRKKIREQVNTAERIEKFRRRLRSREPMLYTNFILRCFVDAISSCIGKSPVITSLTLDGIPLPIKYLGPLCEGLKCAKNLTALRLPRCRIGDTGCDLVLNVLVDCVSLCILDLSSCRLTIRSSMSLSTFLKKRRTNLLHSAWSDAQAVQDLHTLVLNHNRKLGDCGVRLLVDELKEDFWMKTFNIRHCGLTSRGGETVVRLLETNSVVTSIDLKENDIPETIIHNVSKILRRRKENGERASMRKRLITAKEMNFQGNKDDRKKPTTRMTDLLLKKKSHFVSTLNKNLTKNQRSWTRLFIKSSTRRIPGWKVTHPRFRGPKNTERENLNLKKLSARLSRTIGSNAVLLRELINNRELLGEVKTRRLEAEKKFSELEPQLEKLRKSICEQDKLRYRISQERKLFDYLKRLFARLEEFPESVAVVSNPEDESTVAEEIIGGNPAWKIVSEVDLSPEGRNLRANYASQRGRPHCPRKLRGQ encoded by the exons ATGTGCAAAGAGGATCACGTTCAGCCGCTACCAGCGATAAAATCGCACCTCCGCAAAGGCCGACTGCGTTTATGTGCAGACCGGATAAATTTCGAAGACTGGTCACCGGTGTTACGTACCATCGCGAATGATCGAAGCCTGTTCGAAATAATCGTTTACAGTCGTCACAggcgtaaaaaaattagagaacaAGTAAACACCGCGGaaagaatcgaaaaattcCG ACGACGGCTTCGCAGCAGAGAACCGATGCTCTACACAAATTTCATCCTCCGTTGTTTTGTCGATGCAATTTCATCCTGCATTGGGAAATCGCCGGTGATTACCTCGCTGACACTGGACGGAATCCCTTTGCCCATCAAATATTTGGGCCCTCTCTGCGAAGGCTTGAAATGCGCAAAGAATCTTACAGCCCTTCGACTACCCCGATGCCGCATCGGAGATACTG GGTGCGACTTGGTACTGAACGTGTTGGTGGACTGCGTTAGTCTTTGCATCCTAGACCTGTCGTCTTGCCGCTTGACCATCCGTAGCTCGATGTCGCTGTCGACTTTTTTGAAGAAGAGGAGAACAAACCTGCTTCACAGCGCGTGGAGTGACGCGCAAGCTGTGCAG GATCTTCACACCCTGGTGCTGAACCACAACCGTAAACTGGGCGACTGTGGCGTTCGACTGCTAGTCGACGAACTAAAGGAAGATTTTTGGATGAAGACTTTCAACATCCGACATTGCGGACTGACTTCGAGAGGAGGTGAAACTGTCGTTAGACTCCTAGAGACGAACAGCGTGGTAACATCTATCGATCTCAAGGAAAACGATATCCCGGAGACGATTATCCACAATGTGTCAAAGATTTTGCGCAGGAGAAAGGAGAACGGTGAGCGGGCATCGATGAGAAAGAGGCTGATCACTGCAAAAGAGATGAATTTTCAGGGGAATAAAGACGATCGAAAGAAACCAACGACAAGGATGACGGATCTTCTTCTGAAGAAGAAATCTCACTTCGTCAGTACcctgaacaaaaatttgacgaagaACCAGCGGTCCTGGACCCGATTATTCATCAAG AGCTCGACGAGGCGTATTCCTGGATGGAAGGTCACGCATCCGAGGTTCCGTGGACCGAAGAACACAGAACGcgagaatttgaatttgaagaaacttTCGGCGCGACTGTCTAGAACGATTGGCAGTAACGCGGTCCTTCTTCGAGAGCTGATAAACAACCGAGAACTTTTAGGCGAGGTGAAAACACGCAGACTGGAAGCggagaaaaagttttccgagCTTGAACCGCAGCTTGAAAAGCTACGGAAGAGCATCTGCGAGCAGGATAAGCTTCGTTATCGAATTTCGCAAGAACGAAAGCTCTTCGACTATCTGAAGAGGCTCTTCGCGCGGTTAGAGGAATTTCCTGAATCAGTAGCTGTTGTTTCTAATCCGGAAGATGAATCGACGGTTGCCGAAGAGATAATCGGCGGCAATCCTGCCTGGAAAATCGTTTCCGAAGTCGACCTCTCACCCGAAGGAAGAAATCTCCGAGCAAACTATGCCTCGCAACGTGGCCGACCCCATTGTCCAAGAAAATTGCGAGGGCAATGA
- the LOC124214158 gene encoding protein Cep78 homolog isoform X2: MSKSISYPSFNRTYELMCKEDHVQPLPAIKSHLRKGRLRLCADRINFEDWSPVLRTIANDRSLFEIIVYSRHRRKKIREQVNTAERIEKFRRRLRSREPMLYTNFILRCFVDAISSCIGKSPVITSLTLDGIPLPIKYLGPLCEGLKCAKNLTALRLPRCRIGDTGCDLVLNVLVDCVSLCILDLSSCRLTIRSSMSLSTFLKKRRTNLLHSAWSDAQAVQDLHTLVLNHNRKLGDCGVRLLVDELKEDFWMKTFNIRHCGLTSRGGETVVRLLETNSVVTSIDLKENDIPETIIHNVSKILRRRKENGERASMRKRLITAKEMNFQGNKDDRKKPTTRMTDLLLKKKSHFVSTLNKNLTKNQRSWTRLFIKSSTRRIPGWKVTHPRFRGPKNTERENLNLKKLSARLSRTIGSNAVLLRELINNRELLGEVKTRRLEAEKKFSELEPQLEKLRKSICEQDKLRYRISQERKLFDYLKRLFARLEEFPESVAVVSNPEDESTVAEEIIGGNPAWKIVSEVDLSPEGRNLRANYASQRGRPHCPRKLRGQ, encoded by the exons ATGAGCAAGTCAATTTCCTACCCATCTTTCAACCGAACGTACGAA CTGATGTGCAAAGAGGATCACGTTCAGCCGCTACCAGCGATAAAATCGCACCTCCGCAAAGGCCGACTGCGTTTATGTGCAGACCGGATAAATTTCGAAGACTGGTCACCGGTGTTACGTACCATCGCGAATGATCGAAGCCTGTTCGAAATAATCGTTTACAGTCGTCACAggcgtaaaaaaattagagaacaAGTAAACACCGCGGaaagaatcgaaaaattcCG ACGACGGCTTCGCAGCAGAGAACCGATGCTCTACACAAATTTCATCCTCCGTTGTTTTGTCGATGCAATTTCATCCTGCATTGGGAAATCGCCGGTGATTACCTCGCTGACACTGGACGGAATCCCTTTGCCCATCAAATATTTGGGCCCTCTCTGCGAAGGCTTGAAATGCGCAAAGAATCTTACAGCCCTTCGACTACCCCGATGCCGCATCGGAGATACTG GGTGCGACTTGGTACTGAACGTGTTGGTGGACTGCGTTAGTCTTTGCATCCTAGACCTGTCGTCTTGCCGCTTGACCATCCGTAGCTCGATGTCGCTGTCGACTTTTTTGAAGAAGAGGAGAACAAACCTGCTTCACAGCGCGTGGAGTGACGCGCAAGCTGTGCAG GATCTTCACACCCTGGTGCTGAACCACAACCGTAAACTGGGCGACTGTGGCGTTCGACTGCTAGTCGACGAACTAAAGGAAGATTTTTGGATGAAGACTTTCAACATCCGACATTGCGGACTGACTTCGAGAGGAGGTGAAACTGTCGTTAGACTCCTAGAGACGAACAGCGTGGTAACATCTATCGATCTCAAGGAAAACGATATCCCGGAGACGATTATCCACAATGTGTCAAAGATTTTGCGCAGGAGAAAGGAGAACGGTGAGCGGGCATCGATGAGAAAGAGGCTGATCACTGCAAAAGAGATGAATTTTCAGGGGAATAAAGACGATCGAAAGAAACCAACGACAAGGATGACGGATCTTCTTCTGAAGAAGAAATCTCACTTCGTCAGTACcctgaacaaaaatttgacgaagaACCAGCGGTCCTGGACCCGATTATTCATCAAG AGCTCGACGAGGCGTATTCCTGGATGGAAGGTCACGCATCCGAGGTTCCGTGGACCGAAGAACACAGAACGcgagaatttgaatttgaagaaacttTCGGCGCGACTGTCTAGAACGATTGGCAGTAACGCGGTCCTTCTTCGAGAGCTGATAAACAACCGAGAACTTTTAGGCGAGGTGAAAACACGCAGACTGGAAGCggagaaaaagttttccgagCTTGAACCGCAGCTTGAAAAGCTACGGAAGAGCATCTGCGAGCAGGATAAGCTTCGTTATCGAATTTCGCAAGAACGAAAGCTCTTCGACTATCTGAAGAGGCTCTTCGCGCGGTTAGAGGAATTTCCTGAATCAGTAGCTGTTGTTTCTAATCCGGAAGATGAATCGACGGTTGCCGAAGAGATAATCGGCGGCAATCCTGCCTGGAAAATCGTTTCCGAAGTCGACCTCTCACCCGAAGGAAGAAATCTCCGAGCAAACTATGCCTCGCAACGTGGCCGACCCCATTGTCCAAGAAAATTGCGAGGGCAATGA
- the LOC124214158 gene encoding leucine-rich repeat-containing protein 45 isoform X4 — protein sequence MENQIIHEVIPQLHFLDRFIRRHKITEPLHNAATILDIKTIKKKILTTSLRRLRSREPMLYTNFILRCFVDAISSCIGKSPVITSLTLDGIPLPIKYLGPLCEGLKCAKNLTALRLPRCRIGDTGCDLVLNVLVDCVSLCILDLSSCRLTIRSSMSLSTFLKKRRTNLLHSAWSDAQAVQDLHTLVLNHNRKLGDCGVRLLVDELKEDFWMKTFNIRHCGLTSRGGETVVRLLETNSVVTSIDLKENDIPETIIHNVSKILRRRKENGERASMRKRLITAKEMNFQGNKDDRKKPTTRMTDLLLKKKSHFVSTLNKNLTKNQRSWTRLFIKSSTRRIPGWKVTHPRFRGPKNTERENLNLKKLSARLSRTIGSNAVLLRELINNRELLGEVKTRRLEAEKKFSELEPQLEKLRKSICEQDKLRYRISQERKLFDYLKRLFARLEEFPESVAVVSNPEDESTVAEEIIGGNPAWKIVSEVDLSPEGRNLRANYASQRGRPHCPRKLRGQ from the exons ATGGAGAACCAGATAATACATGAAGTCATTCCTCAGCTGCATTTCTTGGATCGATTTATTCGCAGACATAAGATAACGGAGCCACTTCATAACGCGGCGACGATCTTGGATATTAAAACGATCAAGAAAAAGATTTTAACGACATCTCT ACGACGGCTTCGCAGCAGAGAACCGATGCTCTACACAAATTTCATCCTCCGTTGTTTTGTCGATGCAATTTCATCCTGCATTGGGAAATCGCCGGTGATTACCTCGCTGACACTGGACGGAATCCCTTTGCCCATCAAATATTTGGGCCCTCTCTGCGAAGGCTTGAAATGCGCAAAGAATCTTACAGCCCTTCGACTACCCCGATGCCGCATCGGAGATACTG GGTGCGACTTGGTACTGAACGTGTTGGTGGACTGCGTTAGTCTTTGCATCCTAGACCTGTCGTCTTGCCGCTTGACCATCCGTAGCTCGATGTCGCTGTCGACTTTTTTGAAGAAGAGGAGAACAAACCTGCTTCACAGCGCGTGGAGTGACGCGCAAGCTGTGCAG GATCTTCACACCCTGGTGCTGAACCACAACCGTAAACTGGGCGACTGTGGCGTTCGACTGCTAGTCGACGAACTAAAGGAAGATTTTTGGATGAAGACTTTCAACATCCGACATTGCGGACTGACTTCGAGAGGAGGTGAAACTGTCGTTAGACTCCTAGAGACGAACAGCGTGGTAACATCTATCGATCTCAAGGAAAACGATATCCCGGAGACGATTATCCACAATGTGTCAAAGATTTTGCGCAGGAGAAAGGAGAACGGTGAGCGGGCATCGATGAGAAAGAGGCTGATCACTGCAAAAGAGATGAATTTTCAGGGGAATAAAGACGATCGAAAGAAACCAACGACAAGGATGACGGATCTTCTTCTGAAGAAGAAATCTCACTTCGTCAGTACcctgaacaaaaatttgacgaagaACCAGCGGTCCTGGACCCGATTATTCATCAAG AGCTCGACGAGGCGTATTCCTGGATGGAAGGTCACGCATCCGAGGTTCCGTGGACCGAAGAACACAGAACGcgagaatttgaatttgaagaaacttTCGGCGCGACTGTCTAGAACGATTGGCAGTAACGCGGTCCTTCTTCGAGAGCTGATAAACAACCGAGAACTTTTAGGCGAGGTGAAAACACGCAGACTGGAAGCggagaaaaagttttccgagCTTGAACCGCAGCTTGAAAAGCTACGGAAGAGCATCTGCGAGCAGGATAAGCTTCGTTATCGAATTTCGCAAGAACGAAAGCTCTTCGACTATCTGAAGAGGCTCTTCGCGCGGTTAGAGGAATTTCCTGAATCAGTAGCTGTTGTTTCTAATCCGGAAGATGAATCGACGGTTGCCGAAGAGATAATCGGCGGCAATCCTGCCTGGAAAATCGTTTCCGAAGTCGACCTCTCACCCGAAGGAAGAAATCTCCGAGCAAACTATGCCTCGCAACGTGGCCGACCCCATTGTCCAAGAAAATTGCGAGGGCAATGA
- the LOC124214158 gene encoding leucine-rich repeat-containing protein 45 isoform X5, whose translation MLYTNFILRCFVDAISSCIGKSPVITSLTLDGIPLPIKYLGPLCEGLKCAKNLTALRLPRCRIGDTGCDLVLNVLVDCVSLCILDLSSCRLTIRSSMSLSTFLKKRRTNLLHSAWSDAQAVQDLHTLVLNHNRKLGDCGVRLLVDELKEDFWMKTFNIRHCGLTSRGGETVVRLLETNSVVTSIDLKENDIPETIIHNVSKILRRRKENGERASMRKRLITAKEMNFQGNKDDRKKPTTRMTDLLLKKKSHFVSTLNKNLTKNQRSWTRLFIKSSTRRIPGWKVTHPRFRGPKNTERENLNLKKLSARLSRTIGSNAVLLRELINNRELLGEVKTRRLEAEKKFSELEPQLEKLRKSICEQDKLRYRISQERKLFDYLKRLFARLEEFPESVAVVSNPEDESTVAEEIIGGNPAWKIVSEVDLSPEGRNLRANYASQRGRPHCPRKLRGQ comes from the exons ATGCTCTACACAAATTTCATCCTCCGTTGTTTTGTCGATGCAATTTCATCCTGCATTGGGAAATCGCCGGTGATTACCTCGCTGACACTGGACGGAATCCCTTTGCCCATCAAATATTTGGGCCCTCTCTGCGAAGGCTTGAAATGCGCAAAGAATCTTACAGCCCTTCGACTACCCCGATGCCGCATCGGAGATACTG GGTGCGACTTGGTACTGAACGTGTTGGTGGACTGCGTTAGTCTTTGCATCCTAGACCTGTCGTCTTGCCGCTTGACCATCCGTAGCTCGATGTCGCTGTCGACTTTTTTGAAGAAGAGGAGAACAAACCTGCTTCACAGCGCGTGGAGTGACGCGCAAGCTGTGCAG GATCTTCACACCCTGGTGCTGAACCACAACCGTAAACTGGGCGACTGTGGCGTTCGACTGCTAGTCGACGAACTAAAGGAAGATTTTTGGATGAAGACTTTCAACATCCGACATTGCGGACTGACTTCGAGAGGAGGTGAAACTGTCGTTAGACTCCTAGAGACGAACAGCGTGGTAACATCTATCGATCTCAAGGAAAACGATATCCCGGAGACGATTATCCACAATGTGTCAAAGATTTTGCGCAGGAGAAAGGAGAACGGTGAGCGGGCATCGATGAGAAAGAGGCTGATCACTGCAAAAGAGATGAATTTTCAGGGGAATAAAGACGATCGAAAGAAACCAACGACAAGGATGACGGATCTTCTTCTGAAGAAGAAATCTCACTTCGTCAGTACcctgaacaaaaatttgacgaagaACCAGCGGTCCTGGACCCGATTATTCATCAAG AGCTCGACGAGGCGTATTCCTGGATGGAAGGTCACGCATCCGAGGTTCCGTGGACCGAAGAACACAGAACGcgagaatttgaatttgaagaaacttTCGGCGCGACTGTCTAGAACGATTGGCAGTAACGCGGTCCTTCTTCGAGAGCTGATAAACAACCGAGAACTTTTAGGCGAGGTGAAAACACGCAGACTGGAAGCggagaaaaagttttccgagCTTGAACCGCAGCTTGAAAAGCTACGGAAGAGCATCTGCGAGCAGGATAAGCTTCGTTATCGAATTTCGCAAGAACGAAAGCTCTTCGACTATCTGAAGAGGCTCTTCGCGCGGTTAGAGGAATTTCCTGAATCAGTAGCTGTTGTTTCTAATCCGGAAGATGAATCGACGGTTGCCGAAGAGATAATCGGCGGCAATCCTGCCTGGAAAATCGTTTCCGAAGTCGACCTCTCACCCGAAGGAAGAAATCTCCGAGCAAACTATGCCTCGCAACGTGGCCGACCCCATTGTCCAAGAAAATTGCGAGGGCAATGA